Proteins co-encoded in one Plasmodium cynomolgi strain B DNA, scaffold: 0387, whole genome shotgun sequence genomic window:
- a CDS encoding hypothetical protein (putative) translates to MGLAFDFFEYIEEYLKKVKYLQHDAKSNEISNKCSNINFLKESSKENEEIASNVCPDFIKLYKSLTTGVNNVKECIEPRYDCGFINYWVNFKIAKSRGNESHCITDFYKHIKNKFQNIFNNDINLMKCIYDIKSDEMDKMNILYSLYETI, encoded by the exons atgggTTTAGCC tttgATTTTTTCGAATATATTgaagaatatttaaaaaaagtaaagtaTCTTCAGCATGATGCTAAATCCAATGAAATTTCTAATAAGTGTtcaaatattaattttttgaaggaATCTTcgaaagaaaatgaagaaatagcgAGCAATGTTTGTCCAGACTTTATAAAACTGTATAAATCATTAACTACTGGtgtaaataatgtaaaagaATGTATTGAACCTAGGTATGATTGCGGATTTATTAACTATTgggtaaattttaaaatagctAAAAGTAGAGGAAATGAAAGTCATTGTATCACagatttttacaaacatataaagaataagtttcagaatatttttaataatgatataaatttaatgaaatgtatatacGATATTAAAAGTGACGAAATggataaaatgaatatattatatagttTATATGAGACCATC